GGCGGGCCGGGACGCGCCGTTCGGGCCGGACCTGTTGTTCGCCGCGGCCGACCTGCCCGGTTTCGTGCTGCACGTGGAGATCTGCGAGGACATGTTCGTTCCGGTGCCGCCCAGCGCCGAGGCCGCCCTGGCTGGTGCGACGGTGCTGGCCAACCTGTCCGGCAGCCCGATCACGGTGGGCCGCGCCGAGGACCGGTCACTGCTGGCGCGGTCGGCGTCGGCGCGCTGCCTGGCCGCGTACATATACGCGGCTGCGGGGGAGGGCGAGTCGACGACCGATCTGGCCTGGGACGGCCAGACGATGATCTGGGAGAACGGTGCGCTGCTGGCACAATCCGAACGCTTCCCGAAAGGCGGGCGCCGCTCGGTGGCCGACGTCGACACCGAGCTGCTGCGCTCGGAACGGTTGCGGATGGGCACCTTCGACGACAACCGGCGTCACCACGCCGCCGTGACGGACGCGTTCCGGCGCATCGAGTTTCGGCTCGACCCGCCCGACGGCGACATCGGTCTGCTGCGCACTGTGGAGCGCTTCCCCTTCGTGCCCGCCGATCCGCAACGGCTGCAGCAGGATTGCTATGAGGCGTACAACATCCAGGTGTCGGGTCTCGAGCAGCGGTTGCGGGCATTGGACTACCCGAAGGTGGTCATCGGTGTTTCCGGCGGGCTGGATTCGACGCACGCGTTGATCGTCGCCGCTCGGGCGATGGACCGGGAAGGCCGGCCGCGCAGCGACATCCTGGCCTTCACACTGCCGGGGTTCGCCACCGGCGATCGCACCAAGGCCAACGCGGTCAAGTTGTCCCGTGCGCTGGGAGTCAACTTCGAGGAAATCGACATCCGGGACACGGCCAAGGGGATGCTCGCCGAGATGGGCCATCCGTTCGCGCGGGGCGAGAAGGTCTACGACGTCACGTTCGAGAATGTGCAGGCCGGCCTGCGCACCGACTACCTCTTCCGGTTGGCCAACCAGCGCGGCGGCATCGTGCTGGGCACCGGCGACCTCTCCGAACTGGGGCTGGGCTGGTCGACCTACGGTGTCGGCGACCAGATGTCGCACTACAACGTCAACGGCGGCGTGCCGAAAACGTTGATCCAGCACCTGATTCGCTGGGTCATCTCCGCCGACGAGTTCGACGAGCAGGTCGGCGAGATCCTGCAGTCGGTGCTGGACACCGAGATCACCCCCGAGCTGGTTCCCTCCGGCGAAGAGGAGGAATTGCAGAGCAGCGAGGCCAAGGTCGGACCCTATGCCCTGCAGGACTTTTCACTGTTCTACGTGCTGCGCTACGGCTTCCGCCCGTCCAAGATCGCCTTTCTGGCCCGGCATGCCTGGAGCGATGCCGAGCGCGGCAGCTCGCCGCCCGGTTTCCCCGAAGACAAGCGACCGGTCTACTCGCTGGCCGAGATCCGGCACTGGCTGAAGGTCTTCGCGCAGCGGTTCTACTCGTTCAGCCAGTTCAAACGTTCGGCACTGCCCAACGGTCCCAAG
The nucleotide sequence above comes from Mycobacterium kiyosense. Encoded proteins:
- the nadE gene encoding glutamine-dependent NAD(+) synthetase, translating into MNFYSAYQHGFLRVAACTHHTTIADPAANAASVLQVARECHDEGVGLAVFPELTLSGYSIEDILLADALLDAVEDALADLVAESAGLLPVLVVGAPLRHRHRVYNTALVVHRGAVLGVIPKSYLPNYREFYERRQMAAGDDERGTIRVAGRDAPFGPDLLFAAADLPGFVLHVEICEDMFVPVPPSAEAALAGATVLANLSGSPITVGRAEDRSLLARSASARCLAAYIYAAAGEGESTTDLAWDGQTMIWENGALLAQSERFPKGGRRSVADVDTELLRSERLRMGTFDDNRRHHAAVTDAFRRIEFRLDPPDGDIGLLRTVERFPFVPADPQRLQQDCYEAYNIQVSGLEQRLRALDYPKVVIGVSGGLDSTHALIVAARAMDREGRPRSDILAFTLPGFATGDRTKANAVKLSRALGVNFEEIDIRDTAKGMLAEMGHPFARGEKVYDVTFENVQAGLRTDYLFRLANQRGGIVLGTGDLSELGLGWSTYGVGDQMSHYNVNGGVPKTLIQHLIRWVISADEFDEQVGEILQSVLDTEITPELVPSGEEEELQSSEAKVGPYALQDFSLFYVLRYGFRPSKIAFLARHAWSDAERGSSPPGFPEDKRPVYSLAEIRHWLKVFAQRFYSFSQFKRSALPNGPKVSHGGALSPRGDWRAPSDMSARIWLDEIERHVPED